One segment of Primulina tabacum isolate GXHZ01 chromosome 6, ASM2559414v2, whole genome shotgun sequence DNA contains the following:
- the LOC142549546 gene encoding endo-1,4-beta-xylanase 1 isoform X1, giving the protein MGMFWNCCLNRALKRSPRSQGSRDNMETPSTGNANTNSKSEQNLNEKLKDSISIPATNIIHNHDFSGGLHLWHPNCCNAFVVSSESGYPEGLSTKLSGSFAVVTNRKESWQGLEQDITSRVSVGSNYTVCAWVGVSGAVQGVANVLATVKLENQDSSVSYLFIGRTSASTERWEKVEGTFCLSTIPQRVTFYLEGPSSGIDLLIRSVQVSGPSSNECESQSTGSLSDGDENIVQNPTFDDGLNNWSGRGCQIVVRDSMADGKVLPMSGKFFASTADRTQNWNGIQQEITGRVQRKLAYEVVATVRILGNNITGANVRATLWVQAANLPEQYIGIGSVQATDKDWVQLQGKFLLNGIPSRIIIFLEGPPPGTDILLNNLIVKHAAKAPPASPPVIENAAFGVNIIVNSNLSDSTNGWFPLGNCTLSIGNGSPHILPPMARDSLGAHEPLSGRYILVTNRTQTWMGPAQMITDNLKLYLTYQVSAWVRIRSGVTGPQNVNVALGVDSQWVNGGQVEIGDDKWHEIGGSFRIEKQPAKVMVYVQGPDAGVDLMVAGLQIFPVDRHMRFKHLKTLTDKIRKRDITLKFIASESSSLDGVFVKIRQTQNSFPIGSCMERSNIENEDFVDFFSKNFNWAVFGNELKWYWTEPQRGNLDYKDADDMLNFCTSRNIQLRGHCIFWEVEDAVQSWIRSLSKDDMMSAVQNRLTSLLNRYKGKFKHYDVNNEMLHGSFFQDHLGKDIRANMFKIANQLDPSATLFVNDYHIEDGCDTRSSPEKYIQHILDLQEQGAPVGGIGLQGHIENPIGPIVCSALDKLGILGLPIWFTEVDISSDNEYVRADDLEVMLREAFAHPAVEGVMFWGFWELFMSRNNAHLVNAEGDVNEAGKRYLALKKEWLTRAHGHVNEKGEFEFRGFHGSYEVELVSVCRKKLAFKTFEVDQGLDPVVVSVNL; this is encoded by the exons ATGGGCATGTTCTGGAATTGCTGCCTGAATCGAGCTTTGAAGCGTAGCCCACGATCACAG GGGTCAAGAGACAATATGGAGACGCCATCCACTGGCAATGCCAATACTAACTCTAAATCCGA GCAGAATTTGAACGAGAAATTGAAGGATTCAATCAGCATACCTGCAACCAATATCATACATAACCATGATTTCTCTGGAGGGCTTCATTTATGGCATCCTAATTGCTGCAATGCCTTTGTTGTTTCGTCAGAATCCGGTTACCCTGAAGGATTATCAACTAAGTTAAGCGGCAGTTTTGCCGTTGTCACAAACCGAAAAGAATCATGGCAAGGCCTAGAGCAAGACATCACCAGCAGAGTTTCTGTAGGATCTAACTACACAGTCTGTGCTTGGGTTGGAGTATCAGGGGCTGTTCAAGGCGTTGCCAATGTTTTGGCCACTGTGAAACTAGAAAATCAGGATTCATCAGTTAGCTATTTGTTTATTGGAAG AACCTCTGCTTCAACCGAACGTTGGGAGAAGGTAGAAGGTACATTTTGTCTGTCAACAATACCTCAGAGGGTCACGTTTTATCTGGAAGGGCCTTCATCTGGGATTGACCTACTCATAAGATCTGTACAGGTCTCTGGCCCCAGTTCCAATGAATGTGAG AGTCAAAGCACTGGATCTTTGTCAGACGGTGATGAGAACATTGTACAGAACCCGACATTTGATGATGGACTAAATAATTGGTCTGGAAGAGGTTGTCAGATTGTTGTGCGTGATTCTATGGCTGATGGGAAAGTTCTTCCCATGTCTGGAAAGTTCTTTGCATCCACGGCGGATCGAACTCAGAACTGGAATGGGATTCAACAAGAGATTACCGGGAGAGTGCAGCGGAAGCTTGCGTATGAGGTTGTGGCTACAGTTCGAATATTAGGTAATAACATCACCGGTGCAAATGTTAGAGCTACACTGTGGGTTCAGGCAGCAAATCTCCCCGAGCAGTATATAGGGATTGGCAG TGTGCAGGCAACAGACAAAGATTGGGTGCAGCTGCAAGGAAAATTTCTTCTAAACGGCATCCCCTCacgaataattatttttttagaaggACCACCTCCTGGAACTGATATCCTCCTCAATAATCTAATAGTAAAGCACGCTGCCAAAGCTCCACCTGCATCTCCACCAGTCATTGAG AATGCTGCTTTTGGGGTCAATATTATTGTGAATAGCAACCTTAGTGACAGCACCAACGGATGGTTTCCCCTTGGAAATTGCACACTTAGTATCGGAAATGGTTCGCCACATATTCTTCCTCCCATGGCTAGAGATTCCCTTGGAGCCCACGAGCCTTTAAGTGGTCGCTACATCCTTGTAACCAATCGTACTCAAACATGGATGGGCCCAGCCCAGATGATAACAGATAATCTGAAACTATATTTGACATATCAAGTGTCAGCTTGGGTTCGAATTAGATCTGGGGTAACTGGACCACAAAATGTTAACGTTGCTCTTGGTGTGGACAGTCAATGGGTAAATGGTGGCCAAGTAGAGATTGGTGATGATAAATGGCATGAAATTGGTGGATCTTTTAGAATCGAGAAGCAACCAGCAAAAGTAATGGTTTATGTCCAAGGTCCTGATGCTGGTGTCGATTTGATGGTGGCCGGACTTCAAATCTTTCCTGTCGATAGACACATGAGATTTAAACACTTGAAAACTCTAACTGACAAG ATACGCAAGCGTGATATTACCTTAAAGTTTATTGCTTCTGAGTCGAGCTCTCTGGATGGTGTCTTTGTGAAAATCAGACAGACACAAAACAGTTTCCCAATTGGATCGTGCATGGAGAGATCAAACATTGAAAACGAAGATTTTGTCGATTTCTTCTCCAAAAACTTCAACTGGGCCGTCTTTGGAAACGAGTTGAAGTGGTACTGGACCGAGCCACAGAGAGGAAACTTAGACTACAAAGATGCTGATGATATGTTAAACTTTTGTACAAGCCGGAACATTCAACTTCGTGGGCACTGCATCTTTTGGGAAGTCGAGGATGCGGTTCAATCATGGATACGTTCTTTGAGCAAAGACGACATGATGTCAGCTGTTCAGAACCGTCTAACCAGTCTTCTGAACCGATATAAGGGTAAATTCAAGCACTACGATGTGAACAATGAAATGCTGCATGGTTCCTTTTTCCAAGATCATTTAGGAAAAGATATCAGAGCCAACATGTTCAAGATTGCAAATCAACTTGACCCCTCTGCCACCCTTTTTGTTAACGACTACCACATAGAAGATGGCTGTGATACACGGTCATCACCAGAGAAATACATTCAACACATTCTAGACCTCCAAGAACAAGGAGCACCAGTTGGAGGAATAGGCTTACAGGGGCACATAGAGAATCCAATCGGCCCCATCGTTTGTTCCGCACTCGATAAGTTGGGTATTCTTGGCCTTCCAATCTGGTTCACAGAAGTCGACATCTCTTCAGACAACGAGTATGTTAGAGCTGATGATTTGGAAGTCATGCTTCGAGAGGCATTTGCTCACCCTGCGGTCGAGGGCGTAATGTTTTGGGGATTCTGGGAGCTGTTTATGAGTCGTAACAATGCTCACTTAGTGAACGCAGAAGGTGATGTTAATGAAGCTGGTAAAAGGTACCTTGCACTTAAGAAAGAATGGCTGACTCGTGCTCATGGACATgtaaatgaaaaaggtgaattcgAGTTCAGAGGATTTCATGGTTCGTATGAAGTCGAGCTCGTTTCAGTTTGTAGGAAGAAATTGGCATTTAAAACATTTGAGGTTGATCAAGGTCTGGATCCAGTTGTGGTATCCGTAAATTTATAG
- the LOC142549546 gene encoding endo-1,4-beta-xylanase 1 isoform X2 yields the protein MGMFWNCCLNRALKRSPRSQGSRDNMETPSTGNANTNSKSENLNEKLKDSISIPATNIIHNHDFSGGLHLWHPNCCNAFVVSSESGYPEGLSTKLSGSFAVVTNRKESWQGLEQDITSRVSVGSNYTVCAWVGVSGAVQGVANVLATVKLENQDSSVSYLFIGRTSASTERWEKVEGTFCLSTIPQRVTFYLEGPSSGIDLLIRSVQVSGPSSNECESQSTGSLSDGDENIVQNPTFDDGLNNWSGRGCQIVVRDSMADGKVLPMSGKFFASTADRTQNWNGIQQEITGRVQRKLAYEVVATVRILGNNITGANVRATLWVQAANLPEQYIGIGSVQATDKDWVQLQGKFLLNGIPSRIIIFLEGPPPGTDILLNNLIVKHAAKAPPASPPVIENAAFGVNIIVNSNLSDSTNGWFPLGNCTLSIGNGSPHILPPMARDSLGAHEPLSGRYILVTNRTQTWMGPAQMITDNLKLYLTYQVSAWVRIRSGVTGPQNVNVALGVDSQWVNGGQVEIGDDKWHEIGGSFRIEKQPAKVMVYVQGPDAGVDLMVAGLQIFPVDRHMRFKHLKTLTDKIRKRDITLKFIASESSSLDGVFVKIRQTQNSFPIGSCMERSNIENEDFVDFFSKNFNWAVFGNELKWYWTEPQRGNLDYKDADDMLNFCTSRNIQLRGHCIFWEVEDAVQSWIRSLSKDDMMSAVQNRLTSLLNRYKGKFKHYDVNNEMLHGSFFQDHLGKDIRANMFKIANQLDPSATLFVNDYHIEDGCDTRSSPEKYIQHILDLQEQGAPVGGIGLQGHIENPIGPIVCSALDKLGILGLPIWFTEVDISSDNEYVRADDLEVMLREAFAHPAVEGVMFWGFWELFMSRNNAHLVNAEGDVNEAGKRYLALKKEWLTRAHGHVNEKGEFEFRGFHGSYEVELVSVCRKKLAFKTFEVDQGLDPVVVSVNL from the exons ATGGGCATGTTCTGGAATTGCTGCCTGAATCGAGCTTTGAAGCGTAGCCCACGATCACAG GGGTCAAGAGACAATATGGAGACGCCATCCACTGGCAATGCCAATACTAACTCTAAATCCGAG AATTTGAACGAGAAATTGAAGGATTCAATCAGCATACCTGCAACCAATATCATACATAACCATGATTTCTCTGGAGGGCTTCATTTATGGCATCCTAATTGCTGCAATGCCTTTGTTGTTTCGTCAGAATCCGGTTACCCTGAAGGATTATCAACTAAGTTAAGCGGCAGTTTTGCCGTTGTCACAAACCGAAAAGAATCATGGCAAGGCCTAGAGCAAGACATCACCAGCAGAGTTTCTGTAGGATCTAACTACACAGTCTGTGCTTGGGTTGGAGTATCAGGGGCTGTTCAAGGCGTTGCCAATGTTTTGGCCACTGTGAAACTAGAAAATCAGGATTCATCAGTTAGCTATTTGTTTATTGGAAG AACCTCTGCTTCAACCGAACGTTGGGAGAAGGTAGAAGGTACATTTTGTCTGTCAACAATACCTCAGAGGGTCACGTTTTATCTGGAAGGGCCTTCATCTGGGATTGACCTACTCATAAGATCTGTACAGGTCTCTGGCCCCAGTTCCAATGAATGTGAG AGTCAAAGCACTGGATCTTTGTCAGACGGTGATGAGAACATTGTACAGAACCCGACATTTGATGATGGACTAAATAATTGGTCTGGAAGAGGTTGTCAGATTGTTGTGCGTGATTCTATGGCTGATGGGAAAGTTCTTCCCATGTCTGGAAAGTTCTTTGCATCCACGGCGGATCGAACTCAGAACTGGAATGGGATTCAACAAGAGATTACCGGGAGAGTGCAGCGGAAGCTTGCGTATGAGGTTGTGGCTACAGTTCGAATATTAGGTAATAACATCACCGGTGCAAATGTTAGAGCTACACTGTGGGTTCAGGCAGCAAATCTCCCCGAGCAGTATATAGGGATTGGCAG TGTGCAGGCAACAGACAAAGATTGGGTGCAGCTGCAAGGAAAATTTCTTCTAAACGGCATCCCCTCacgaataattatttttttagaaggACCACCTCCTGGAACTGATATCCTCCTCAATAATCTAATAGTAAAGCACGCTGCCAAAGCTCCACCTGCATCTCCACCAGTCATTGAG AATGCTGCTTTTGGGGTCAATATTATTGTGAATAGCAACCTTAGTGACAGCACCAACGGATGGTTTCCCCTTGGAAATTGCACACTTAGTATCGGAAATGGTTCGCCACATATTCTTCCTCCCATGGCTAGAGATTCCCTTGGAGCCCACGAGCCTTTAAGTGGTCGCTACATCCTTGTAACCAATCGTACTCAAACATGGATGGGCCCAGCCCAGATGATAACAGATAATCTGAAACTATATTTGACATATCAAGTGTCAGCTTGGGTTCGAATTAGATCTGGGGTAACTGGACCACAAAATGTTAACGTTGCTCTTGGTGTGGACAGTCAATGGGTAAATGGTGGCCAAGTAGAGATTGGTGATGATAAATGGCATGAAATTGGTGGATCTTTTAGAATCGAGAAGCAACCAGCAAAAGTAATGGTTTATGTCCAAGGTCCTGATGCTGGTGTCGATTTGATGGTGGCCGGACTTCAAATCTTTCCTGTCGATAGACACATGAGATTTAAACACTTGAAAACTCTAACTGACAAG ATACGCAAGCGTGATATTACCTTAAAGTTTATTGCTTCTGAGTCGAGCTCTCTGGATGGTGTCTTTGTGAAAATCAGACAGACACAAAACAGTTTCCCAATTGGATCGTGCATGGAGAGATCAAACATTGAAAACGAAGATTTTGTCGATTTCTTCTCCAAAAACTTCAACTGGGCCGTCTTTGGAAACGAGTTGAAGTGGTACTGGACCGAGCCACAGAGAGGAAACTTAGACTACAAAGATGCTGATGATATGTTAAACTTTTGTACAAGCCGGAACATTCAACTTCGTGGGCACTGCATCTTTTGGGAAGTCGAGGATGCGGTTCAATCATGGATACGTTCTTTGAGCAAAGACGACATGATGTCAGCTGTTCAGAACCGTCTAACCAGTCTTCTGAACCGATATAAGGGTAAATTCAAGCACTACGATGTGAACAATGAAATGCTGCATGGTTCCTTTTTCCAAGATCATTTAGGAAAAGATATCAGAGCCAACATGTTCAAGATTGCAAATCAACTTGACCCCTCTGCCACCCTTTTTGTTAACGACTACCACATAGAAGATGGCTGTGATACACGGTCATCACCAGAGAAATACATTCAACACATTCTAGACCTCCAAGAACAAGGAGCACCAGTTGGAGGAATAGGCTTACAGGGGCACATAGAGAATCCAATCGGCCCCATCGTTTGTTCCGCACTCGATAAGTTGGGTATTCTTGGCCTTCCAATCTGGTTCACAGAAGTCGACATCTCTTCAGACAACGAGTATGTTAGAGCTGATGATTTGGAAGTCATGCTTCGAGAGGCATTTGCTCACCCTGCGGTCGAGGGCGTAATGTTTTGGGGATTCTGGGAGCTGTTTATGAGTCGTAACAATGCTCACTTAGTGAACGCAGAAGGTGATGTTAATGAAGCTGGTAAAAGGTACCTTGCACTTAAGAAAGAATGGCTGACTCGTGCTCATGGACATgtaaatgaaaaaggtgaattcgAGTTCAGAGGATTTCATGGTTCGTATGAAGTCGAGCTCGTTTCAGTTTGTAGGAAGAAATTGGCATTTAAAACATTTGAGGTTGATCAAGGTCTGGATCCAGTTGTGGTATCCGTAAATTTATAG
- the LOC142549548 gene encoding putative pectinesterase/pectinesterase inhibitor 51 — MIQYQKHVNSPQTSPTFAANNPKKSRRLKFCIISMAVLLSSVILLPLLFFTLSAVSHQRNHQPLSTADGSSSDNIYVIRETCKASLDPQTCEAWLSHSNTAPANAAVLDVIQSAVKVSSRNLETGRGMVQNILDASVGNQNRSYAATTCLNILRYSDYRLNLTGGALVGGSIKDARAWVSAALAYQYGCWSGLKLYANDSDTALVQPTMAFFNSSLLVSTSNALAMLANYDVFADQTEYWAPPKTERDGFWETGSGSSLVGGVPPALKADVTVCKGGACDYNAVQEAVNAGPDNPGPGKRFVIWIKEGVYEETVRVPLEKKNVVFIGDGMGKTVISGSMNVGQPGMTTYESATVGVLGDGFMATNLTIRNTAGPEAHQAVAFRSDSDLSIFENCEFIGNQDTLYAHSLRQYFKSCRIQGNVDFIFGQSAAFFQDCLILVAPRQLNPEKGEKNAVTAHGRIDPGQSTGFVFQNCVINGTDAYMALYHSKPSVHKNYLGRPWKEYSRTVFIRCTLEALIAADGWMPWSGDFALNTLYYGEFENTGTGSDTSKRVNWSSMIPAEHVDSYSIQSFIQGDQWIPVLSS, encoded by the exons ATGATACAGTACCAAAAACATGTGAACTCTCCCCAAACTTCACCCACCTTTGCTGCAAACAATCCCAAGAAATCCCGGAGATTGAAATTCTGCATCATTTCAATGGCGGTTCTCCTGTCTTCCGTGATTCTATTACCTCTTCTGTTCTTCACCCTCTCCGCCGTCTCCCACCAGCGCAACCACCAGCCATTGTCCACCGCCGACGGCTCGTCTTCTGACAACATATACGTCATTCGCGAGACCTGCAAGGCCTCGCTTGACCCTCAAACTTGCGAAGCATGGCTGTCCCATTCCAATACAGCCCCCGCAAACGCCGCGGTTCTGGATGTTATTCAATCCGCCGTGAAGGTTTCCTCCCGAAATCTTGAAACGGGTCGGGGCATGGTTCAGAATATCCTGGACGCGTCCGTGGGGAACCAGAACAGGTCCTACGCCGCAACTACTTGCCTCAATATTCTGCGTTACTCCGATTACCGTTTGAATCTGACGGGTGGCGCGTTGGTAGGTGGCAGTATTAAGGACGCGCGTGCATGGGTTAGCGCGGCGTTGGCGTACCAGTACGGCTGCTGGTCCGGGCTGAAGCTATATGCCAACGACTCCGACACGGCTCTCGTCCAGCCCACAATGGCGTTCTTTAATTCCTCATTGCTCGTATCCACCAGCAATGCACTAGCAATGCTCGCGAATTACGACGTTTTCGCGGACCAAACGGAGTATTGGGCCCCGCCAAAGACAGAGCGCGACGGGTTCTGGGAAACCGGCTCGGGCTCCAGTTTGGTAGGCGGGGTGCCGCCTGCTCTCAAGGCTGATGTGACGGTATGCAAGGGCGGCGCGTGCGATTACAATGCAGTGCAGGAAGCGGTGAATGCGGGACCGGATAACCCCGGGCCGGGAAAACGGTTCGTGATATGGATCAAGGAAGGGGTTTACGAGGAGACGGTTCGGGTGCCATTGGAGAAGAAGAACGTGGTGTTCATCGGGGACGGGatgggcaaaacggtcatttcaGGTTCCATGAATGTAGGCCAGCCAGGGATGACCACCTATGAATCCGCCACCGTTG GAGTTCTGGGCGATGGATTTATGGCAACTAATCTCACAATCCGAAACACAGCAGGCCCTGAAGCTCATCAAGCAGTAGCTTTCCGATCCGACAGCGACCTCTCCATCTTCGAAAACTGCGAATTCATCGGTAATCAAGACACCCTCTACGCCCACTCACTCCGCCAGTACTTCAAATCATGCCGAATCCAAGGAAACGTCGACTTCATATTCGGACAATCAGCTGCATTCTTCCAAGACTGCCTCATCCTGGTTGCCCCCCGGCAACTCAATCCCGAAAAAGGCGAGAAGAATGCTGTAACGGCACATGGTAGGATCGACCCCGGCCAATCCACAGGCTTTGTTTTTCAGAACTGTGTCATCAATGGCACTGATGCATACATGGCTTTGTACCATAGTAAACCCAGTGTGCACAAGAATTATCTTGGCAGGCCATGGAAGGAGTACTCGAGGACGGTTTTCATTCGATGTACATTGGAGGCTCTCATCGCAGCAGATGGATGGATGCCTTGGAGTGGCGATTTCGCATTGAATACGTTATATTATGGGGAGTTTGAGAATACTGGAACTGGATCTGATACATCGAAACGTGTTAATTGGAGTAGTATGATTCCGGCCGAGCACGTAGATTCGTACTCAATCCAGAGTTTCATTCAAGGGGATCAGTGGATTCCTGTTTTGTCTTCTTGA